From Vigna angularis cultivar LongXiaoDou No.4 chromosome 11, ASM1680809v1, whole genome shotgun sequence:
AAGCattaataacattaacattCAATATTCAGTGGTAACATTAATGTTCATATTTTCTACATGACCAGTAAACAATTTGGGTGGTAATCCTTCTCTTAGAGGGTCAGCAACCATAAGAacattgttaatatattttattgacaCTCTACAtttctgaatttcttttttaacaacGAAATATCTCAATTTGATATGTTTAACATCTTTAGAATACTTTTCCTTATAAGAAAATAAGGTGACTACAAAATTATCAGAATAATTTTTTAGTGAATTGGCAATATTGTCAACTACtccaagttttaaaataaaattatggatGTAGTAATGACAGATTACTTcatacttttccatgaaatcaCTCCTCCGACTAAAATACACataattaaatgtaaacattCTTGTATGTATacagttgaaaaaatttgaatttgtatacagctgaaaaaatttgaatttgtatACCTAATCACCTCAAGGTGATTAGACCTCCTATAAGTAAgcatataattttttgttcCTTGCAAGTGTCTTACAACTTTCCAACAATCTTGTTTTGGATTACTATGGTGTCTGCCAAGCATACTAATTGTCAAGCAAATATTTGGCCTCATACATGTTTAAGTAGACATCAAACTCCCAACAAAAAATGTATAAGGGATATTTTCCATTGTTTCCATTCCAAatcattctttggacattgctTGAGACTACACTTGTCTCCTTTATGTATTAGAATGAGAGATGTTGAACATTTAGTCATTCTAAATCTCactaaaactttatttatacatgttttcTGAGACAAACCTAATAGTCCTTATGATATCATAGTATGCCTTacccttattttttatttcgaTGTTGTTAGAGAGAAACTTCTTAATCTCATTTAATAAACCAAGATCATTAGTTGCAAGTaagatatcatcaacatacaaaatcaaaaatataaaattgttccTATTGACTTTCAGATATATACATTGATCAACAATGTTTTCCTTAAATCCAAAGGACACAATAGTGTCATTGAACTTGAGATATTATTGTTGAGAAGCCGTTTAAGTCCATATATTGATATCTTAAGTTTACACACCATGTGACCCTTTTCCTTCTTCAATGAACCCACTTGTTGGTGTGTATAAACATCCTCTTCTAAATTCCTATTCTGAAAGGTCATTTAGTTTTTGACAGGGGAATAATTACACCATTAGTGTTTTTAATGCCGTAAGAAAAAAAGACCAACTTAAACCGCTTTTACAAAATATGGGACAACTATGAACATCTGAAAAAAGGTAGGACCACTTTAAACAAACCTAACAaatcgagggaccaaaatatgtattaaaccttatatatttatatctagTGTATacttaaattgtattttaaaaaattatttttgtgtacATATCTTCATTTACATTTGTATTAAAGTATATAAAGTATGTAGTTGTGTGAACATTTCacatatttaaattacaaataaaagttattagagaaaatttatttttgataattacaaataaattttaattttagtttattatataatttgtataattataaattataaatcatatatatactACATAATTATATAcgtttataatttatataaatttaaaattataacataataaacgatatgtaattataaatttatagaattatatgaattgtttttttaaaaaaactatgataaatttataaaatactaaaataatttatttaattatataaatttataatcataaATAGAACTATATAATTGATATGTTTATCAAATGGTATAGATCTTACATTTTGCCACATTATCATAATACACTctcaactttatttttaattctatagATACTGTACATATATTAAATCTTATgatatctatttaaaaaatctcattaaaagatttaaaatttaaaaatattcagttaatagacaaactaaaagaaattgcAATTAAAAACTATTAACCCCATTTAGTTTGTGCCTTGGAGTGAGTGGGCATCAGACACAGATGAAGGGTTTTCGATCTTCCCAATCTCAGGCATTTTTTCTATACTGAGAAGTAAATACCCATTGAAATAGAATGAACAAAGGTGGAGCGGCGGGGTTAGGAGGTGGCGCCGGTGCCGGAAGCGGACCCACTGCGGCAGCAGCTTCAGCCGCAGCGCAGAAGCAGAAGACACTGTTGCAAAGGGTCGAAGGTGATATTGCCAATATTGTTGATAACTTTAGCCACCTCGTCAACGTTGCAAGGGTATTCGTTTCTTTTCTACTTTATTTTACCATCTAAAAGCTCTTTTAGAGAAGTTTGTCCAAACTAGATGTTCAATTCACCCAAACAAGATGTTCAATTCATCCtaacaatttaattcatgttaaccatgaaaaaaaacaaatttttaatttttctttttaagaagtTATGTGTAGGATAAGTCTGAGATTTTAATCGTGTGTTAAACCTTGGCATTTGGAGCAATAACATGGATGATAAGAAGAAAGGTTTTAAATTGATTTCGTATATTCCTTATGTTACTTGATATTGAGGGTGCCCATGGGCAATGTCATTAAAGATGCAGTAGTTTACTGTTGTAGAGAGTAGAAACACTGAGAACGGTTGCAGATGTTCTTAATAACCTGGATTAGAAGTGAAGAAAAGAGGGGTGGCATTGAGGATGAGTGAAATTGTTTGTCTGATAGAATGCAATTTAAGGTGAGAAATCTTTTGGATTTTTGTCTCAAAACCAATTATGGTGAGAAATCGATTGATAGGTTTGGTCACTGCCGTGTGAATGTGAATTTGGGTAAACATTTACGGAGTcattttttgatgattttaatttcacaaaatCGACTTTGgttgaaaatgattttaaagtgAAGTGATTTATGTTTAGGACTTGTATGTTGAAAGTGAGTTTGTTGCAACTTTATCAGCTCAAAGATGTGTTGTGTTGCTTCAAGCATTTGCCTTTAAAGACAAGTTTGATTGGAGacgataaaatattaatgtttttcttttaggGTAAATTGCATTTGGCACCCTAATGTTAGTTTGGCTGTCCCAACCACCTATCCGGACATTTTCTTATTCATTGAGAGGCTGAGATAATGAGTATTTGCCTTTAAAGAATGACCAGAGGAGACCAAAACTTCATTATGGAAGAGTCTCCTATGAAAAAAACTCTTAAAATATCTTGGATGATGCCCCTACATCCAGGATCTATTATGGTTTCACTCTTTTTTGGTGCATACCATAGCTCAAGTAGGAGGCTACTAGTAAGTTGGGGTGGAGCTTAGTTATagataaacataataatatatttagacAGACAGTAGCAAATTTATTCGGAGTTGGTTAACCTTTGAAATGGGAAATTGTGTATGGTTCAGTTACCATTTCAATAAAAAGATAACCCAACTGTAATTTTGTGATTCCACTAAAATGGTGAGTTGGTCTCTGCCAATTGACTAGTTTCTTGTTCACATTTTCTCCTTTAGATGTCGGCAAAGACTATCTTTCTCTTCATTGATAGTCACTATTTATCCACTTTTTCCTTCTCATTAATGCACTGGTTTGTGTCAACAGCCACTATGAATGCATGGGGTTACTTGGATTGTGGATGATTTAGTTTTTAAGCTGTCCTAAGCCCTGTTCTGATCCCAGGGTAAACAATCGGGAATGTCTTCAATATATTAACACACTAACATTATGAGCATCTTGTTATTTGTACTTAAGAAATGCAATCTTGCAGGTAAATGACCCACCAGTTAGAAACTCACAGGAAGCTTTTATGATGGAGATGCGTTCTGCTAGGATGGTGAGAGTGCTTTTTCTGTACATTCTTGTGCTTATAAGCAAGAATTCTTATGAAGATATATTGTTTTACTTGAATTTTATACATCAAAGTCTTATTACTTTGGAGACAAATTTGCTTGTGCTAGATTGTGTCTGGGAACACTGGAAATATTACACTTTTCAGTTACCTCGTATATAATGCAGagttaattgattataattttgtttttcattcctATTAAATTACTTCTTTCAAATGTCACAATGTCATTCTCTCCATTGTTCTGTTTTGTGAGACTTGTTAAATATGGTTAAGTTGACAAGGTTTAGTAAGAGTCActgaaatcttttctttttctgtttattttttatattgatttattaCCCAGGTTCAGGCAGCTGATTCTCTGTTGAAGTTGGTTTCAGAGCTGAAGCAGACTGCAATATTTTCAGGATTTGCCTCTCTTAATGATCATGTAGAACAGAGAAGAATTGAATTTAATCAACTGGCCGAAAAAACAGATCATACTTTATCCAAAGTTGGGGAGGAAGCTGCTG
This genomic window contains:
- the LOC108333203 gene encoding mediator of RNA polymerase II transcription subunit 22b; amino-acid sequence: MNKGGAAGLGGGAGAGSGPTAAAASAAAQKQKTLLQRVEGDIANIVDNFSHLVNVARVNDPPVRNSQEAFMMEMRSARMVQAADSLLKLVSELKQTAIFSGFASLNDHVEQRRIEFNQLAEKTDHTLSKVGEEAAANLKELESHYSSSAQKTMQNLQP